TTTTCAAATGTGTTATTCAGACATTGTAGAGCAGCCAAAATAAGGTCCTGATGTTTTTTCGTGTTGCAGGGCATAAGGATATCACACCCTTGTTACTTTCAAAAGGTATCAATGTGGATGATACTGATGATTTTGGCTCAGCGCTACGATATGCTGCTGGTGGTGACAAACACGATACTCTTAAAGTTCTTCTAGATCATGGGGCGAATGTGAGTAGCATTTATTTTACTACTTCCGCAGTTTCTCCCTTTTTTTCTCTAAGCACAGAGATCACTAAATCTACCTTCTGTGTTATCTTTGCAGCCTAATTTGGTCTTCCATGAGACATTTACTCCACTTCAGGCATCCATCGAAGGCCTTTCTTCGCGGTGTGCAGAGCAATTACTGAAGGTAGACATATTTTTTTCTACATTATTGTTGGACTGTATTAACATCATTTAGGACTAGTTTGTATGACATCGGAAGTTACTTTACAAGTTATGTatagtttgtgtgaacttttatcGTTCAAGCTAAGTTTCTTTTTCTTGATTTCTGTTGCATATTAGGGAACTTTTTATGTTTCTCTTGGTTCCATTCTTTTGAATGAGTCTTTAGGGTGTGTACAACTACAACTAGCGATGGTGTTTTCGTCATACATGCACATTTAAGGAATATTGTTTATTGTGTgcttgtgggtttcctcaatagtATGTTTGTTTTACCATTTTGCCGTCTCTGTAGGCAGGTGCTGATCCAAATGGTGGACCAGATGGAGTAAGAGCTCTGCTACTTGCAGCTGAAGTGGGGGCAACAACAGAAATCATCGAGGAAATGGTTGATGCTGGTGCTGCTGATccaaaatttaaaaatttaaatTTCTTAACAGGGGCAACACAAATCGTCAAGCTACTGGTTGAAGCTGGTGCAGATCCAAATGTTACGAATTCAGTAAGTTTTTGTAGTGTTACTTAAAAGCCAGTATCTGACATTAAATGGTACTTGAATGTGTTTGTAGTATTACCTAATGAGCGTCTGATGACTCTCATTCGACTTTCCAAAGTTCCATAGGCCAATTTGAGGCCAATGATCCCAGGGGTTGTCTTGATTAGTGCGTCCTTGCGTTAGAAACGCTGAACTTTCTTGATCCTCTGTTCATTTTTTTATGTTATTCTTGAATATGTAAAAAAGCTGTGGTACACTATGAGATGATTCATTGATGTTACCTATGGTTGCGTGGCTTATGATAGTCAACATTTTCTTGTCACAGCGCGGACTAAAGCCAGTAGAAATTGCAGCTGCTAACGGTAATCGTCGAGGTGTTGAGATTCTTTTTCCTGTGACTTCTCCTATGCCATCATATATTGACTGGAGCATAAATGGAATAATGAAGCGTGTAAATTCTGAGAAGTTCCAAAAAAAGGTAATTATAAATATGTATTGCTCTTTTCAAGTTTTGGATAGTGTCTTAACATTTTGGGATCAAAATGACTTCACCATCTTCTCATTGGCATTCTGTAAAGCAAGTATTGCTAAACGTTCTGGATCACTATTAGGTTCATAGTACTTATGCCATACCCTTAACATTCAGTAGTTTCAAACTTTCATGCCATGGAGCTCATAAATATGTAGTTCATTGAAACTTTTCAAGTTAATGTGTTGTATGAAATCTTCATTACTGACAGCTGATGACTTCTAAAGCAAAGCAGCATTTTCTTGAGGCAAAATCAAAGGGAACAAGTGCATTTGAAAGGAAGGAGTATTGGCTGGCAGTATATTGGTATACAGAGGTACCTTTTCTTTGTAATAATCCCTATATGGTTAGGCGTTCAAATGAATTTTAATTTAATTGATAGCTTTTAAATGTAAGGTGAAATAGGAAGACTCCTCCCATGTATCATGTAGTGATTCCGAAACATTCATATCATCCTACGGGATACACATTCATATCATCCTACGGGATACAATTTGGATCTTTCGGAAATTGCACGGACTTCCTACATTTACACAAGAAATGTTACATCTGCCAAACCTGGAttcatttcttattttttttgtcaTAATATGTATACTAGTAACGAGGTATCACCCAGGCCTACGCCTTAGACATTGGGTGTTTAGTTAGTCGGTCCATAGTTGCCGGGGCAGTAGAATGAGTTTAAGTTGGGAAATCTACACAGTTTACAGTTAGATTGACCCTGACCATCCTTGTTTCTTAAATAAATCCATTCATGCTTAGTCTGGATCGGTTGATCGACCGTCCTTGTTCTTATCACAAGACAAAGGCATCTTCTATACTCAATGCAGTTCCTTATATGCTTATTTCAAGAAAATTACGGTCACATTTAGAATTGCTCAACTGAGCTGTTTTACTCAAGAAAGAAAGCTTCTCTGTTCCTCTCAGATCTCAAATCATTGTTGCCTAAGCTTAATCTATAAGAAAATTAACTTACATCTCAGTTGATGTTATAAAGTTGCCGAGTCACACGTTTCTCTTGTAGTGGAGTTAAAATAGGAACCATTAATATCCACAATTTCTGCACCATCTTTGCATATTCTTaaattttgaaattgatcttAAAGATTTTTCAGTTCTTATAATTAGTCTATTTACTTCAAGCTGTCTTTTTTATGTTTCTTTGGTAAATGGGTTGATCGCTCTAGTGATTTGTTTTACAGGCCCTCAATATCAAATCTGGTGATGCAGCTGTACTATCCAACAGGAGTTTGTGCTATGTGTGCTTAAACAAAGGAGATCTTGCTTTTGAAGATGCTCGTCAATGCACGTTGGAAAGACCAGACTGGCCTAAGGCGTTTTACAGGGCAGGCGAAGCACTCAAACTGCTGAATGTGTGTCTTCGTAAAATATTTCTTGTCAGttaattttcttctcttctttttacttAAAAAAGTCCTTTTTGATAATCTTCCCTGCATTTGGCGCAGAGGCTTGATGATGCTGCAGATGCTTTTTTCAATGGTTTGAAACTGGATCCTAAAAATAAAGAACTTGAGGATGCATTCAGGTCAGATACCACTACATTTAATACCATACCAGTCATACCATTTCATTTTTTACTTTTAGCATTCCTGTTTAACAAGTTTATCATTAGAACCTGAGCCTGTCCTGGAGAGTGAAATAGAATTGCCAGATGTTGATTAACCATCAACACAGGGGAGTTAAAACTCCTGGTTGATTGGGCTAGGTCTCCTTCCATACTTGGTGGTGAAGATGGTTCATGTTGCTGACATGTTTGaataatgtatatatatatatataacaacaCAGGACTATGATTGTCGTCTTTATGATTTACACTTTTCTTATTCTAATTTAGAATATTCTTTCTTACAGGGAGGTGACTTTAGACAGGTTGAAGGCCATGAATGTCCCACTTTAGATAGGAAGACTGGGTTTATGCCTAACATTCTGAATCCTTTTTCTGGTAGAAGTTTCTTGTCAGGTTCTGTAAAAAGTTAGAAACTTGCCAACGTAGCTCTTGAAACATCTAGCTAGTCTTCTTATGTATGTATTGCCAACTTTATTGTGCTGTAAGGTTCTTAGTATCATAACAATTGTGTAGGTTTGCTTAATTCTATCAAACGCTATAAAATGCGTTCTTTTGGATTGGTAGTTGCATAAATTGTAGCTTACTACTCATTTTTGAAAGCTTGTTCAGAGGCTTTTCTAGTATGAACAATGAAACTTGAGCTTTGGTAAGTTTGAGGAAGGAATTCGTAGTAAAATATCTCCGGCATTAGTCACATTTGTTCCTGATAAATTTGCGGGCATGACTTCAGCAAAAAAAGGGGTGTACAGTACACAAATTCTTTTAGGTGCACATTTAGCAGATTTTAAAATGCTTTGAAATCGCGATACTATCCTACCAAATTAAATGACGCTGGAATTGTTACTAAACTGGTGATGCTGCTGGTATGAATTATTTTTTTGGGCCTATCAAGCGAATTTGCCTTGTGTATACCGAGTAATGATGTTGCAATTGTTACCAAGCTGGTGATGCTGCAATGGTTAACAACCTTTTGATGCATTATCCTAGTTTGATATTCTCTGATACTTGTCAATCTTCTAGGAATTTAGAAAGACAACACTGTAAAACAAGAGGTACTTATAATTTGGACATGAGGGCACTTAAAAACTCATAATCCGAACACCAAATATGGATCTTGAGTGCAAACTAATTACTTGACTGAACACTAATTACATCGATCTTTAACATAAGCATATTATCCTTTATACAATCACTAAGCTAAACGAAGGCAAATGTATTTAGTCGCCAATCTTCAATGAAACCTATTTTTCTTTGCATTTATTTTTCTATAACCACCTCTACCTACACATCACGAAAAGCACTCAATTTCATCCACCGTACCTCCCACACCCACCCAACCCCGTCATTACCCCCACTACACAGAGGCAGCAGCTATATTTACAGTGGTACTGGCAGCTGCACCCACTCTATCTCTAATATACGCTCTAGTTCAGCTATCAGTAATGGAtgggtttttcttcttcttgatcttgCGGAAACAACACCAGCAACAAGATACAATTGATCCTATCGATACCACCACCGTTATCCAATAACCTATGCCTTTAACTGGATATTCCATTATGAATATATCTTAATAACTTCCATGCAATTTCTGATATCTCAGATTTTGAGATGGGTAAATGGGTTTATGATTCAGTCCACTTCCCAGTAATAAGAAAAGTTTTTTAACTTTTATTtttggcttctcttaaatatagcccaccCTTTTATTAATCATAGCCCATACTATTTATAACCCACTAGaaaaatttcatttgttaacgataGCCCAAATCATAGCCCAAATATTCTAATCGAGTTCATAGGAATTTCGGAGTTAGTTGATTGAGTCGACTTGGAATATATGCTGTTTAAaacttcacaaaattggttaaagaccaaaatcaacaatttctgggtgaaatggacagttagattttgatactgtttaaatggacaaaaatgtaaaaataggcaagatgtaaccagttttatcgtgcccattttcaaatattttttcttatttttaatttacacaggatgtatccagttacatccttgctattttttaaatttaagctaggatgaaaccagtttcatccttactatttttttttggccatttcacccaaactattttttactcgtccatttaaaccgtgatttaaaagtatttggacaaatgacccagtTTCCGTTAAAACTTTCCATTGCGTCGGAGCACCATTTTCACTATTATTTTGGTGAACGTTTTAAGGAAAACGGTAACTTCTTTTCATGTCATTTTCCTCCCTGATTGCAACAATATTATAGGATCTGAATCTCGCGACAACAatacttcagcgaaattatcaacacaatacaatagcgtcgcagaacaatttcaggaagaatataataagtgacgtcatctaagatcacgagaaagatgtgatagtcctgcgaaaattagagagcttgcgaaatcaatatttgtaaggttgcgagaacgtcgcagaccatacccgaaaataaaggacagattagctgtcatccactatgtatttccttataaataatcgttcgagttgtaaagagaggagaccttttttgagtaagaaacaagtaaataggagagagaaagtctaaagcagaagtcattcttgatttctttatcttttcttgtaagaacattcaaagattgatcaataaaattaagagtgtaaacctaaaaatgagttgattaataatgaaatcatatgaggggtgtagtgtaggatttcccgcAACTAAATAATGGctctagaaacagggactgaagatcaaaagttgaagattgttgttgagaatattcaaatcaagaaagtgattaaataaatcagtgaatcggttagaagaaagatgaatagaattaatgaagatgacaaaagattggagtgtaatatgat
This DNA window, taken from Papaver somniferum cultivar HN1 chromosome 3, ASM357369v1, whole genome shotgun sequence, encodes the following:
- the LOC113357386 gene encoding serine/threonine-protein phosphatase 6 regulatory ankyrin repeat subunit A-like isoform X1 translates to MNPRQRTQLLSAAYDGKLEQLKRFASELDEVTGDGISTILGNTKDGNGRRAIHHAASGGKLDVLKYLIEEIKLDVDVKDGRVSTSLSCDTLCVDVAAVEYLLQMGANPEIRNERNMNSLHHAAMQGHKDITPLLLSKGINVDDTDDFGSALRYAAGGDKHDTLKVLLDHGANPNLVFHETFTPLQASIEGLSSRCAEQLLKAGADPNGGPDGVRALLLAAEVGATTEIIEEMVDAGAADPKFKNLNFLTGATQIVKLLVEAGADPNVTNSRGLKPVEIAAANGNRRGVEILFPVTSPMPSYIDWSINGIMKRVNSEKFQKKLMTSKAKQHFLEAKSKGTSAFERKEYWLAVYWYTEALNIKSGDAAVLSNRSLCYVCLNKGDLAFEDARQCTLERPDWPKAFYRAGEALKLLNRLDDAADAFFNGLKLDPKNKELEDAFREVTLDRLKAMNVPL
- the LOC113357386 gene encoding ankyrin-3-like isoform X2: MGEKSVSTSLSCDTLCVDVAAVEYLLQMGANPEIRNERNMNSLHHAAMQGHKDITPLLLSKGINVDDTDDFGSALRYAAGGDKHDTLKVLLDHGANPNLVFHETFTPLQASIEGLSSRCAEQLLKAGADPNGGPDGVRALLLAAEVGATTEIIEEMVDAGAADPKFKNLNFLTGATQIVKLLVEAGADPNVTNSRGLKPVEIAAANGNRRGVEILFPVTSPMPSYIDWSINGIMKRVNSEKFQKKLMTSKAKQHFLEAKSKGTSAFERKEYWLAVYWYTEALNIKSGDAAVLSNRSLCYVCLNKGDLAFEDARQCTLERPDWPKAFYRAGEALKLLNRLDDAADAFFNGLKLDPKNKELEDAFREVTLDRLKAMNVPL